ATATAAAAATTGAGCGTGAGCAGCGTTGCCGGCAACAAAAGGCGCCGGATGCGCCGCCGCCATTCCACGACTGTCGCCAGCCCGAGAAGGTAAGCCAGCAACAGCAACGGCGGCGCAGAACCGCTGGCAAAGCTCGCGAGAGGAATAGTTGCCAGCCATTTCGTGAATGCGATCATGCCGGAGGTTAGCAATTCTGCCACGGCCCCAAACGCTGAGGAAACGAAACCGGAAAGCGGCGCGCAGAAACACGCGATTGCGGCTGTCGCCACAATGACGAAGCAGGCGGGAATGACGAGGAGATTTCCCCAGAGCGAGGCAAACGGCACACGGCCAAACGAGGTGACCGTAAACGGCAAAGTCGCGAGTTGCGCAGCAATTGACACGGCGAGCAGCGCCAGCGCCCAGCGCACCAACAGCCAACGCCATTGAACTAGTCGCCCAAAAGCAAAAAGCAACGGCCGATAGAGATAAGCAATGCCGAACATGGCAGCAAACGATAATTGAAAGCTGATTTGAAAAAGCTGCAACGGCTGCCAGAGCAGAATAATCAGCGCGGCCAGGCCGAGATTGTTATAAATGTTGGTGCTCAACTCGCGCGCACGCCCCAGCAATAACACGGCGGCCATGATGGTGGCGCGCACAATCGGCGGTTGCAAGCCGGTTAAGCAGGCATAAAATATCAAGCCGCCAATGATGATCGGCCATTGCCCGCGCGGCGGCACGCGGCAAAGCTCGACAAGCATAATCAACATCAGCGCGATAAAACCGACGTGCAAGCCCGAAACGGAAAGAATGTGAATCAAACCGGTGCGCGAGAAGCTTTCAATGACGTCTGAGGAAATATCGAGGCGTTGTCCGATGAGCAAGCCTTTTAGCATGGCAAGCTCTTGCCCGCTGGCGAAACGCGCCAGTTGCGACTCGGTCCATAATTGTGCGCGGGCGATCAGCGCCGGGAAGGAAAAAAACGGCGTTTCTCCGGCGCGCCACAGCAACGAATCGGAGCTGTAGAGAATTGTTCCAATGCCTTGGGCCTGCAAGTATGCGCGATAATCGAAGGCGGCCGGGTTCCGGCCCGAGTCGGGCAATGTGAGCCGGCCGCGCAGCATTATCTCTTCGGAAACGATAATCGTATCCTGCGCTTTGAAATAAATGAGAAGATTGCCTTGCGCGGGCTGCCAGCCGGCGCCGGCGTTGAGGGCGCGGGCCTCGCAAAGAAATC
The genomic region above belongs to Cytophagia bacterium CHB2 and contains:
- a CDS encoding DNA internalization-related competence protein ComEC/Rec2, translating into MAKRPVFFLALAFCLGIFTQHGCPFSPVFLISAFVLFLFAAVLIMLAGSREFSSLLNSVLLLIACLFSGMLRMYLEKIPARGDLSAWAQDNREILLLGEVKTAAETRRNSRRFLCEARALNAGAGWQPAQGNLLIYFKAQDTIIVSEEIMLRGRLTLPDSGRNPAAFDYRAYLQAQGIGTILYSSDSLLWRAGETPFFSFPALIARAQLWTESQLARFASGQELAMLKGLLIGQRLDISSDVIESFSRTGLIHILSVSGLHVGFIALMLIMLVELCRVPPRGQWPIIIGGLIFYACLTGLQPPIVRATIMAAVLLLGRARELSTNIYNNLGLAALIILLWQPLQLFQISFQLSFAAMFGIAYLYRPLLFAFGRLVQWRWLLVRWALALLAVSIAAQLATLPFTVTSFGRVPFASLWGNLLVIPACFVIVATAAIACFCAPLSGFVSSAFGAVAELLTSGMIAFTKWLATIPLASFASGSAPPLLLLAYLLGLATVVEWRRRIRRLLLPATLLTLNFYIWPVALSVEPKLRLTFFDVGQGDAALLEFPGGKQMLIDAGPRDDSFDAGERILLPYLRVRGISRLAAVIVSHPHADHLGGLPALAQAIAIDSVYFCGVEIDSELEQFCERLLDSLNVPRRVLRAGERLCGFDPAQIMALRSGNIDQPEPNVNDASLVIKILFGKTSVLFPGDAESWGEYQMLKHAHALDSDLLKVGHHGSRTSSLPAFLAAVTPDWAVASAGRRNKFGHPDSLIVARYDSLHIPLLRTDLSGAIVFESDGTKLQRVR